The Poseidonibacter lekithochrous region GTTGTTGATTCAATTGTTAGAAACTCTAAAAAAAGAGATTTTGGTGTAATGAATATATGTGATGTACATAATATGTTACATTCAAAAGGTGCTTCATTTACGGGTGATTGTCAGGTTTTAGATATTAGTAATCCTCATCATGTATTAAATCTTTTATCTACGTCGATGGACATGAGTATGATTCTTCCATCAAAAGTATTTATTCACTCAGAAAATGGTGAAACTGTAATTTCAATGATTAAAGCAAAACAGTTTTATAGAAAATTTACAGATAAACTTGACAATGTAGCAGATGAAGTTGAAAAAGAGATGATTGCTATTATTGATTCTTCAAAATAAGAAAGCAAGATATTTTTTAAAATTAACCTCTATGGTTAAATTTTAACTAAAAGAGAGGTGTATCTTTAACACCCCTTTTTTTAATTAGTTATTTTGATTTTGTGTAAAATCATGAGTAACAGCATGATTATTTAGATGTTCTTCTAATGCTAGTTTATACTCTTTCGTAAAGTACTCTATGATGTCATCTTTATCTGCAAGCATATCTTCAGCTGTTTTATACGATGTACATGCCATGTATGTACTAAATCGTACTGAACCATATAAATATGAAGCACTTACTTCACCTAATGTTAGTCCTTGATTTAGTTGTTGATTTGCAATTTCAATCTGAGCATCAGCTCTTTGTAAAAATTCGTTTGTTTTTTCGCTCATAATTTATTATCCTGTTTTTATTTGAATTATAGTCTAAAAATTGTTATAAACTAGAATTTTAGTAAAATATTTTTTACCTAAAATTATTGCTAGTAACTTTTATACTCTTTTATTATATTAAACCGCGATAATTCTGCAACAAACTTCAGATACTATCTTCCCAAAGGATAAATATGAAAACAATGACATGTAGAGAATTAGGTGGAGCTTGTGATGAGGCTTTTTCTGCTAATACTTTTGATGAATTAGGTGAGTTGAGTAAACAACATGCAAAAGAGATGTTTGATAAGCGAGACTTACCACACTTAGAAGCTTTAAAACAAATGGGTGAACTAATGAAAGATAACAATAGTTTAATACAATGGATGCAATCAAAAAAAGAATATTTTGATAATTTACCGCATAATAACTAAGCCACTTTAAACTTTCTTTTGTTACTATAATAGTTACTGATTTCAAAAGAGGATAATTATATGCTTAGTAAAAAAATAATTGGATATTACAGAATATTAAAAGAGAAGAGGGTTGATGATTTATTAATATCAGCTGGGATTCTTGGAGTTATTGTTGGATTACTTACAATACCGATTATTAATCAAATAGCAGTATGGCCAGTGTTAATTGGTGTTTGCATGAAGTTATATGATTTTACTGAGGAAATAGAGAGAAGTATAATTCCTTATGATTTTAATAAGTTATTACCTCCTCCAAAAAAGAGAAACTAATATTCTCTATAGCTTATAATCAATAAAATCTTTTACACTATAAGTTTTATATACAGACAGTTGTTTGTATATAATTTCTTTTTCTTCATCACTTTTTGCATTTTCGTACTCTTTTTCTATTTCTAATATACTTTCTAGAGTCGCTTTTATTTTATTTACTTCTTCTGTAGTCATATAATCATTGTATTTGCCATGTCCTACGTAAAAGGCTACTTTTCTTAGGCTATCTAGTATTTGTTCTATTTCTTGATCTATGCTCATTTATTGATTCCTTATAATTGCTGTAGTGTAACTAAAAGGTTTTTAAATTTTCTTTTTATTTAAAATACTTAATGATATATATTGTAAAGTTTGCGTAAACTAATTGCCAAATATTTAAATACTTTAGGAAATTAAATGCTTAATAAAATAGAAAATGAAATAAATGAATTTACAAAAGATATTAAAGAAGCTAAAGGTTGCGATGAAATGATTAACTACGTAAATAGTAGTTATATTGCTTGTATAAAACTTTTGATGTTTGCATCTAGTACGTTCTCTTTATATACTAGGGTGATATTGTTTCTTTTTATTGCTTCTGCTGGTTTATTAATGTCTACAATTATTGGAGCGATACCTGTAGGTCTTATTCCTTTTTTAATATTAACATTACTTTTATTTACTTTGATTTTAGTTTCTACTACTCAATGTAGGAAGCTTCTTATAATAAGTATTCAGAATTCTAAAAAAGAGATAGAAGAAAAATAAGGCTTAAGTTAGTCAAATTGACTAACTTATTTTACGCTACAAGCACCATCTATACAATCATCATTTTCTTCATCCCATGATGAAAGTGCAGTTCTTGCAACTACTCCTGCATTTGTAAGTGCTACTAAATCTGTCATTTCTATTAATTCTTTTTTTGTAATACCATCATTTAGGGCTTCTTTATATCTTCTATTTGTACAAGCTGTACATCCTCTTGTAAGTGTTACTGCTAATCCAATAAGATGTTTTTCTCTTTTTGATAAACTCAATTCTTCGCTTGTTTGTCCTAATACTTTTACTGTTTTTAAATCTGTAGCTGTCATTTTTAATCCTTAATTATATACCGACTAGTTGGTCTGTGAGTTATATTAACAAAATAATCTTTAATTTACCTATGTAATTCTTTCACCTTAGGTGTTATTAACTACTTTTTTTATACAATCACGTAAAATTAAATCAAGGAAATTGAACATGAATTTAATGTTATTTGGTGCACCTGGCGCAGGAAAAGGTACACAAGCAAAATTTTTAATTGAGAAATATGATATTCCTCAAATCTCTACTGGAGATATTTTAAGAGCAGCAATCGCTGATAAAACTGATATGGGTATGGAAGCTAAGAACTTCATGGATGCTGGTCAATTAGTTCCAGATTCTACAATTATTGGTATTATCAAAGATAGATTAGCTGAAGATGATTGTAAAAAAGGGTTTATCTTAGATGGTTTCCCAAGAACATTACCTCAAGCAGAAGCTTTAAATTCTTTAATGAATGATATGAAAATTTCTTTAGATAAAGTTATCTCTTTAGATGTTCCAGATGAATTAATCGTTGAGAGAATTACTGGAAGAAGAACTTCTAAAGTTACTGGTAAAATTTACCATATGACATTTAATCCACCAGTTGATGAAAAAGAAGAAGATCTTATTCAAAGAGCTGATGATACAGAAGAAACTGTAACTAAAAGATTAGCTGCATACCACGATCAAACAGCTCCATTAATTGATTTCTACAAAAACATGGGTGTTATTGTAGAACTTGATGGTACAAAAGATGTATCAGAAGTAACAGTTGATATGCTTGCATCTCTTGCAAAGTAATTAACAATACTAATATAAAAGAAGTCAAACATAGTTTGGCTTCTATTTATATACTCAATTTATAATTTACATCATTTAATTCTAAAATACTTTTTGATTCTAATTCACTTATTTTTTTTATAAGTTCTTCTTGACTTTCAAACTCTAATTTTTTACATATTGATTCTATTAATTCATACTTTGTTTTTTTATTAGTTTTTAATTGAGTTTTTTCTTCTTCTTTTTTGATATTGTTTCTTTGAGTTATTACTGTTTTTAAATACATATCTACAGCTTTTGTATTTAGTTCATTTTCAATTGAGAAAATATCAACACTTTTTAGTATTTCTTCTACTTTATCTTTTAGTGCTTCAAAGCCATATTCGTTTGTATCCTTAATTAGTTCAGCTATTTTCTCATCAATTAAAGCTAGTTCATCAGTAGCCATTGTTTCCCTTATTTTACTATTTATTATATTTGTGATTTTATCATAAAACAGAATTAATCAAAATAACAAAATGATATTCACGCTATATTCTTGTGTTAAACTCATAAAAAAAGGAATATTATGAAGAAAACTATTATATTTTCTCTTCTATTTATTTCTACACTCTTTGCATTTGAAGATTTGAATTTAGAAAACTTTGAAGAAAAAACAATAGATAAAAAAGTAATTTTAGATTTTTATACAATAGGATGAAGTGCTTGTGAGGACTTAGGTGAAAGTCTTACAATATATAATACAAGTAATAAAGATGATGTATATATCTATAAAATTGATATGTTAAAACAAAAAGAATTAGCAGATGAATTTAGTGTAAAAGTTTTGCCTACTTTGATATATTTTAAAAATGATGAAATAATTGAGCGAGAATTAGGTAGAAAAACAGTAAAACAAATACAAAATAGTGTAAAGAAGTACTTACTAGGAAATTAATATGAAAACATTTAATAAAGAAGAATTAGAACAAAAAGTTATAGATAAATTAAAAACAATAAATGATTTAGAGCTCCCAATAAATATCTATGATTTAGGTCTTATTTATAATATTGATATAAAAAACAGTACAGATAATATAGAAGTAAATATTAATATGACAGTAATTAATTCACGTTGTAATAGCACAAAATCATTCACTGATTTGATTATCCAAGAAGTGCAAAGTATTGATGACGTTCATATATGTAATGTAAAATTTGTTTTTTCACCTAAATGGGAATTAACAATGATTTCTGAGGATGGATTGCAACTCTTACGAAATTCAAAATCTTAAGCTATATAAAACCGCTATAAATCTTTGTTAGAATATTTTATATAAATTATACAAGGAGTATTAATGAAAAACTTACTTCTATTATTAGTAATATTTTGGACTCAAAATATTCTAGCTCAATCAAAATTTATTAGAGAAGATAATATCATTTTTGATAAAGAATTGAAACTTTATTGGCAAGATAATATTGATGTAACAAAAACAAAACTCAGCCTAAAAGATTCACAAAAATACTGTAATAACTTACAGTTGAATACGTATAAAGATTGGCGTTTACCCACATACGAAGAACTTTTAAGTATTAGTGACTATGCTGTATATAAACCTAAAATAAATGAAATATTTGAAAATAGTGCATCAGGACATTATTGGTCTATTATATACAAGCGTATTGCTTTTGGTGAAGAGTGGAGAGCAATAAATGATTATTATGTGCAACGTATTTATTTTAGTGATGGTTATTCTTATGATAATGATAGAACAGGGAAAGCATACGTAAGATGCGTAAGAGAGTAGTATAATTCCAAAGCTTGTAGCTTTGGAATTAATAATTATTTAATAGATAATACAGTTACAGTAAAGTCTAAATCTTTTCCAGCTAATGGGTGATTTGAATCTACCTCTACAGTATCTTCAAGGATTTCTGTGATTACTACTTGAATAGATTCACCATTTTGTCCTTGACCTTGCATAGGCATTCCTACTTCTAGTTCTAATCCACCAAATTGCTCAATTGGTACAATTTGTTTCATAGCTGGATTATGTTCCCCATAAGCTTCTGCTGCTGGTACATTAATCTCTCTAGTTTCGCCTTCATTCATATCTATCATTCTACTTTCTAATCCAGGGATTAATTGTTCTGAATCAAAAGTAAATTCTAAAGCATCTTTGCCAATATTGCTATCAACAACTTCTCCTTCGATTTTAAGTTCGTAGTTGATTGAGATTACTTGATCTTTTTGCATAGCCATATTGACTCCTTATTATTTTTGTGCATTACTATATCTTAATAAGTTACTATTCCAAATTAAAATAACTCTTTTAAAGATTATTTTTTTGTTTAGATATTTTTAGAAACTAATTAAGTAAAAAAGAATATAATTTGTCCAATAAAAATAATAGGGAATAATATGACAATAGCTGTATATTGTGGTTCTAGTGCTGGAAACAATAGTGAATATGAAGAAAGAACAAAAGATTTTGGTAAGTTTCTTGCTTTAAATAATATAAATGTTGTATATGGTGGTGGAAGAGTAGGGCTTATGGGTGTTTTAGCTGATACTGTTATTGAACATGGTGGGAAAGTATGTGGAGTTATCCCTGAAAAATTAAAAGAAAAAGAATTAGAACATACAGGTATTACAGAGCTTAGAGTTGTGGCGGATATGCATGAGCGTAAAGCAACAATGGCTGAATTATCAGATGCTTTTGTAGCACTTCCAGGAGGTGCTGGTACTTTAGAGGAAATATTTGAGGTTTGGACATGGGCACAATTAGGATTTCATAATAAACCTTGTGCTCTTTTTAATATAAATGGTTTTTACGATAAATTAATAGATATGTTAGAGACTATGTCCCTTGAAGGGTTTTTAAAAAAAGAGTATGTTGATATGATAATTAATACAGATTGTGAAGATAAACTATTAGAAACTTTACAGAAGTATCAAGCACCAAAACATAAGTGGTAAAGTAGTTAAACAAGAAGTTTTACTTCCTGTTTAATTTTTTCATTTCTTTTTTTCGATCTTTATGAAATGCTTTTTCATCTTTCTTTTGCGATTTATCATACTCTCTATCATATTTTCTTTCTTCTTTTTCAAGTTCTTTATTGTACTTATACTCTTCCTTATCAGCAGAATGTGGTTTTCCTTTTCCAGTCCATGCTGGTTTACCTGCCCATGAGGGTTTTTCTGCAGAAGCTATTTGAGGTATAAAGAGTAAACTTACTAGTCCAATAGCTGTAATTAACTTTTTCATAGTAATCTCCTTTTATTTTATGGCTTAAGTATACAAGAAAATTGTAGAATGATTGAGGGATAAGATAATGGGTTTACATTAAAATGTAAACCCATGATTTTATAATTTATCTCTTTTTCTAAAAAATAAAACTAATGCAATTACTGCAAATGTTACACTTACTAATGAAATTGGAGGTAATCCACCATGCCATTTAGCAACTTTTAGCCAACCACTTAATCCCATTACTACTAAGTGAATAATAATAAATAATGAAGCTAGAATTTGTAATGTATAAATTTTAACATAGTTAGTTTTATTAATTAACCAAAAACAATAAATAGCAATTAATCCAGAGAATATAATTAATTCTCCACTTAATGAAAGTTTACTTCCATCAAAAAACTTACCATAATAAGCAGTACCAAAAATACTTAATGATAATAAAATATGAAGATAAGCACTGTGTAATGAAGCAGTACCCCATGCTTTTACTTTGCTAATATCACTTTTGAATAATCCATAGTGTAAAGCAGCGATAAAACAGTATACTACAGATACCATTGACATTGATTTATTGAATAAAAACACTGGTAAGTGTGTTGGGTTTACATTTCCATATACAATGTATCTTACATATGTATAGATTGTAGTACAGATGAAAACTAATGCAAATTTCATTAGCATATTTAGATGTTCTTTATCAGAATCGATTGTTATGTTCGCAGACATAGAGTTCCTTACTTGTGTTCTTTTTATGATTTGTATTGATAATCATTATTGGAAATATAGAAGATAAATACTTAAAATTTAATAAAAAAATAAATTCTTATAACGTCATAAGTAACATTAATGAAGAAAGAATAATGTTGTAAAGCCCATGAATATGTTATTTTGTGATTTTTATGTGATTTTTGAAATTATGTAAAATATTGCTGTTTTATAATTTGTTTTTGAGAGTGGTTTTCAATAATATTCCAAAAAAATGAAATATTATTGAATATTTTGTTATGAAATTGATTTAATAAGTATTGTAAATTCTAAGTCACAACCAGCAAGAGGATGGTTATAATCAACAGTAACATCTTCATTAGTTACTTCTGTAACAGTTGCTCTTATTACTTCTTGGTTTTCTTCTTCACCTTCTAGTACCATACCAATTTCTAAGTTGATACCTTCAAACTCTTCAATAGGAAGAATTTGTGATAAAGCTTCATCATATTCACCATAAGCTTCATTTGAAGGAACATTAATAGTTTTTGATTCACCTATATTCATATCTTCGATTCTAGACTCTAATCCTGGGATTATTTGTCCACTTCCGTATACAAATTTTATTGATTCACCATCCATGTTATCTTCAATCATTTCTTCATTGATTTTAAGTTCATAGTTCATTTCTACAGTTTGGTCTTTTTTAATTGCCATGTTTGTCCTTATGATTTAATTTCGTTATATCCAAGTGTATTAGATAATTACTTCACCTTTTGGTGTATTTCTTACATCTTCAAGTTGAAAACATACGTTAGCAATATTTCTTGCTGATGTTTGTTTGTGTTCAGAAACAACTTTGTGTATTGTTTTTATTTCATCTTTATCGAAAAGTGATTCATCAAATTCTTCTTCCATTTGAACAAATTTTAATTCAATAAAGTTTTTCTTTTTGATCACTTCAATATCTAAATAGTCTAATAATTCTTGAATAAGAAAAAGTCTTTCATCTTCTTCATCTAAGTCTTCTTCGTTTGCAATAATATCAAATAACTCAGCTATTAAAAGTGGCTCAGGATTTCTAGCACTTTTTATATATTCTTCGTTAAATATTTTTTTATCGCAAAATTTTTGATGATTATAGTCCATTAAGAAAAGCATAATTGACAGCTTTTTATCGTTTAAATGGTCTACTTCTTTGTGTAACATATACAAAATCACATTTGCTATTTTTGTAATATCTATATTCAAGCAATTTCCTTTTTTTTAATTGCAGAAGTATACAATAAAATTTCATTTTATATGTTTAATAATAGTATGTAAGAGTATATTTTTCTAGAAGAATAAAGAAGATAAGAAATCCGCAATAACTGCGGATATTCTTAGATTTGGTAATCAGGTGTATTATCATCCCAGTCGAAGATAAAACACATAGGAAGTTTGTCGTATTTGTTTAAAATAATAGCTGCTATATATGCAGATACAAAAATAGACAGTATTGCTAAAGCTGATGCAAAGGCTAATGTAGAAAGTCCTGTAAGACCTTGCCCAACAGTACATCCAATAGATAACATACCACCAGTACCCATTAAAGCACCACCAAACATATTATATTTAGCTCTATTAATATTCTGATTTGCAGTACATCCAAAGCTAAATTGTTTATTCATTTTAGACATTGAAAATGCACCAAGTATTACCCCAATAATTAAACTAATACCAAATGTTAATTCGTTTACCTCATAAAAACTAAATAGTTCTAAAGATTTAGCCGTAGGGTAAACAAAAGTAATTGCTGTTAATGTAATTTCTCGCTCTAAACTATCTTCGCCCATAACGCCCGTAACATACCAAGAAGCAGCGACTAGTAAACCAATAATAGCTCCATCAAATAGACTAAGAACTCTTTTTGTTCTTTTTAGAAAATATATTAAAGTTACTACTAATAAGCCAACTACAAGATATACATTCATTTGCACATTTTGAATATATGATGAAATACTAATTAATGTTTCATTTGCAACAATAGGGTCAAGAATTCCATGGATAAGACCTTTACTTGTTGCAAAGGCAAATATTCCAATAAAAATTAAAGCAATCAAAGAGTTTGAATCACCTTGTGCAAATTTTATTAAATGTCTATTCCCACATCCATCTGCTATCATCATACCAACACCAAACATTGCACCACCTAGAATGATTGTTGCGTAGTTAAGATTTTCTCTTAGATATACAGATTCACTTAAATCAACTTCAAAATGATTTGACATAAGAGTAGTAGCTATTATTGCTACAATCATTGCCATTATTACAGAAGATGCTCTTTTTGTAGATTTAGTTAGAATATAATCTTTGATTGATCCGCTAAAACAAAACTGTTTTTTTTGTGCAACCATTCCAAAAATAATACCAATTCCTAAACCTAAAAGGTTTATTATCTCATAAGTTTCTAAATCAAACATATTTAAACCTCTTGGTTTTCAGCTCTCATATCTTCAAGTCCTTCTAAGATATCAATAGCATCTTCTTGTGATAAACTATTGTTCTCAATATCTTTTAAAACTTCAGTGAAGTAGTTTCTTACTTCTTCCATATATTTTATTTCATCTTTTTTTGCTTTTTTACTAGATCCAGCTTTTACTAGCTCTTCTATATTTTCATTTACTTCTTTTAATACGTCATTTCTTAATAAGTCTTCTAATGTTTTTATTTGATTCATAATTAACCCTATATTTATTTTTTTGAATTATAACCAAATAAATATAAATAAAATAGGTATTAAGAATACTTATTTCGATAAAAATAGAAATAAAATGATGGATGATAATAATCATATAACGAATTTAACAAATTAAAGGTATAATATTTCTTTAAATTTAGAATTATGGAAATATAAATGAATGATGAACAATTAGCAAAATGCTTAGCTGAATTAGGAAATATCACAAGATTAAAAGTTTTTAAATTATTAGTTAAAGCAGGGGAAGAGGGAATGCCCGTAGGTGCAATTCAAGAAAAATTAAATGTGCCAGGTTCCACTCTTTCTCATCATATAACAAAACTAATATCAGCAGATTTAGTAATACAAAAAAGAGAAGGTAGAACCTTACATTGTATTGCGAACTTTGAAGTTTTAAATAGTGTAGTTGGTCAATTACAAGACCAGTGTTGTATAGGATTTTAGAAAGGATATATTTTGAATATAGATACATTGCTAGTTTATTTAGTAGTTACTTTTTTTTATGTTACTAGTCCTGGACCTGCTGTTGTATTAGCAATAATTAATGGACTTAGATCTAATATGAAAACTGTTGCAATTTCTTCTTTTGCTAATATTTTAGGATTGTTTATTTTATCAAGTGCTTCTATTTTAGGATTAGGAGTATTACTTACTACTTCGGCAACTTTATTTATGATAGTTAAATTTATTGGAGCATTTTATTTAGTTTATTTAGGGATTAAATTTATTAAAAATAAAAATGTATTAAATATTGATGATATTAACTCAAATAAAAAAATAAAAAGTAATAAGTCTTATTTTTTTGAATCGTTCTTTTTAGCTGTTACAAATCCAAAACCTATACTATTTTTCACTGCTATTTTCCCGCAGTTTTTAGATCTTAGTGTTTCTATACTACCACAGTTTTTGATTATGACATTTGCATTTTTGTTTATATCATTTTTCTCACTTTGCTCATATGCTTATTTAGCTAAAAAATCTAAATCATATTTAAGCGATAAAAATAGAATGAATTGGTTTCATAAAATAACTGGTGGAATTTTTATTTCTATGGGAATAGGGTTATTAAGTCTAAAAAATCATAATTAATTAAATTTTGATATTGAATAAAGGAGACAAAATATGGAAGTAATTACGTTCT contains the following coding sequences:
- a CDS encoding DUF302 domain-containing protein — translated: MKYSTKSKKSVQEVVDSIVRNSKKRDFGVMNICDVHNMLHSKGASFTGDCQVLDISNPHHVLNLLSTSMDMSMILPSKVFIHSENGETVISMIKAKQFYRKFTDKLDNVADEVEKEMIAIIDSSK
- a CDS encoding ArsR/SmtB family transcription factor, with the protein product MNDEQLAKCLAELGNITRLKVFKLLVKAGEEGMPVGAIQEKLNVPGSTLSHHITKLISADLVIQKREGRTLHCIANFEVLNSVVGQLQDQCCIGF
- a CDS encoding carboxymuconolactone decarboxylase family protein, giving the protein MTATDLKTVKVLGQTSEELSLSKREKHLIGLAVTLTRGCTACTNRRYKEALNDGITKKELIEMTDLVALTNAGVVARTALSSWDEENDDCIDGACSVK
- a CDS encoding DUF1566 domain-containing protein, with the translated sequence MKNLLLLLVIFWTQNILAQSKFIREDNIIFDKELKLYWQDNIDVTKTKLSLKDSQKYCNNLQLNTYKDWRLPTYEELLSISDYAVYKPKINEIFENSASGHYWSIIYKRIAFGEEWRAINDYYVQRIYFSDGYSYDNDRTGKAYVRCVRE
- a CDS encoding LysE family translocator; this encodes MNIDTLLVYLVVTFFYVTSPGPAVVLAIINGLRSNMKTVAISSFANILGLFILSSASILGLGVLLTTSATLFMIVKFIGAFYLVYLGIKFIKNKNVLNIDDINSNKKIKSNKSYFFESFFLAVTNPKPILFFTAIFPQFLDLSVSILPQFLIMTFAFLFISFFSLCSYAYLAKKSKSYLSDKNRMNWFHKITGGIFISMGIGLLSLKNHN
- a CDS encoding type II toxin-antitoxin system antitoxin SocA domain-containing protein, whose translation is MNIDITKIANVILYMLHKEVDHLNDKKLSIMLFLMDYNHQKFCDKKIFNEEYIKSARNPEPLLIAELFDIIANEEDLDEEDERLFLIQELLDYLDIEVIKKKNFIELKFVQMEEEFDESLFDKDEIKTIHKVVSEHKQTSARNIANVCFQLEDVRNTPKGEVII
- a CDS encoding adenylate kinase, with product MNLMLFGAPGAGKGTQAKFLIEKYDIPQISTGDILRAAIADKTDMGMEAKNFMDAGQLVPDSTIIGIIKDRLAEDDCKKGFILDGFPRTLPQAEALNSLMNDMKISLDKVISLDVPDELIVERITGRRTSKVTGKIYHMTFNPPVDEKEEDLIQRADDTEETVTKRLAAYHDQTAPLIDFYKNMGVIVELDGTKDVSEVTVDMLASLAK
- a CDS encoding metal-sulfur cluster assembly factor, with the translated sequence MKTFNKEELEQKVIDKLKTINDLELPINIYDLGLIYNIDIKNSTDNIEVNINMTVINSRCNSTKSFTDLIIQEVQSIDDVHICNVKFVFSPKWELTMISEDGLQLLRNSKS
- a CDS encoding FKBP-type peptidyl-prolyl cis-trans isomerase, encoding MAIKKDQTVEMNYELKINEEMIEDNMDGESIKFVYGSGQIIPGLESRIEDMNIGESKTINVPSNEAYGEYDEALSQILPIEEFEGINLEIGMVLEGEEENQEVIRATVTEVTNEDVTVDYNHPLAGCDLEFTILIKSIS
- a CDS encoding DUF3144 domain-containing protein — protein: MSEKTNEFLQRADAQIEIANQQLNQGLTLGEVSASYLYGSVRFSTYMACTSYKTAEDMLADKDDIIEYFTKEYKLALEEHLNNHAVTHDFTQNQNN
- a CDS encoding DUF1059 domain-containing protein, whose amino-acid sequence is MKTMTCRELGGACDEAFSANTFDELGELSKQHAKEMFDKRDLPHLEALKQMGELMKDNNSLIQWMQSKKEYFDNLPHNN
- a CDS encoding YeeE/YedE family protein; amino-acid sequence: MFDLETYEIINLLGLGIGIIFGMVAQKKQFCFSGSIKDYILTKSTKRASSVIMAMIVAIIATTLMSNHFEVDLSESVYLRENLNYATIILGGAMFGVGMMIADGCGNRHLIKFAQGDSNSLIALIFIGIFAFATSKGLIHGILDPIVANETLISISSYIQNVQMNVYLVVGLLVVTLIYFLKRTKRVLSLFDGAIIGLLVAASWYVTGVMGEDSLEREITLTAITFVYPTAKSLELFSFYEVNELTFGISLIIGVILGAFSMSKMNKQFSFGCTANQNINRAKYNMFGGALMGTGGMLSIGCTVGQGLTGLSTLAFASALAILSIFVSAYIAAIILNKYDKLPMCFIFDWDDNTPDYQI
- a CDS encoding TIGR00730 family Rossman fold protein, producing the protein MTIAVYCGSSAGNNSEYEERTKDFGKFLALNNINVVYGGGRVGLMGVLADTVIEHGGKVCGVIPEKLKEKELEHTGITELRVVADMHERKATMAELSDAFVALPGGAGTLEEIFEVWTWAQLGFHNKPCALFNINGFYDKLIDMLETMSLEGFLKKEYVDMIINTDCEDKLLETLQKYQAPKHKW
- a CDS encoding FKBP-type peptidyl-prolyl cis-trans isomerase, which produces MAMQKDQVISINYELKIEGEVVDSNIGKDALEFTFDSEQLIPGLESRMIDMNEGETREINVPAAEAYGEHNPAMKQIVPIEQFGGLELEVGMPMQGQGQNGESIQVVITEILEDTVEVDSNHPLAGKDLDFTVTVLSIK